A genomic window from Triticum urartu cultivar G1812 chromosome 7, Tu2.1, whole genome shotgun sequence includes:
- the LOC125518274 gene encoding uncharacterized protein LOC125518274 → MATRRSPATTHHRLLLLLLPLLLIGSFLLPLSSAYRPGDIIPMLRSGQYHGSRSVWFDVIGRHCPVFAVNREVLMPIPKPTGFTGADPYKITFQIGHEKFHVPWLYVINRKSSEVPLIDFHLKYTGNDLLGVTAKVVDMPHHFVELHPDIKKDFWDQQNWPKYVLVSYTWEEQSEIDVTAGFYVLFGSGLVLSFILAIYVLQSSQDKLTRFVREAVSDSSLPEGGVAKVE, encoded by the exons ATGGCCActcgccggagccccgccacCACCCACCACCGCCTTCTCCTACTCCTCCTACCCTTGCTGCTAATCGGCTCGTTCCTCCTCCCCCTCTCGTCCGCCTACCGCCCCGGCGACATCATCCCCATGCTCCGCTCCGGCCAGTACCACGGC TCGAGGTCGGTGTGGTTCGACGTCATCGGCCGCCACTGCCCGGTCTTCGCGGTCAACCGGGAG GTGCTGATGCCGATCCCCAAACCCACAGGGTTCACCGGTGCGGATCCGTATAAGAT AACATTTCAGATTGGACACGAAAAGTTCCATGTTCCTTGGCTTTATGTTATTAATCGCAAAAGCTCTGAAGTTCCACTGATTGATTTCCATTTA AAATACACTGGAAACGATTTGCTTGGTGTTACGGCTAAAGTAGTCGACATGCCTCACCATT TTGTGGAACTTCATCCTGACATAAAGAAGGATTTCTGGGATCAACAGAATTGGCCAAAATATGTACTTGTTAGTTATACATG GGAGGAACAATCAGAGATAGATGTTACTGCAGGATTCTATGTGTTATTTGGATCTG GCCTTGTTCTTTCCTTCATCCTTGCAATCTATGTATTGCAATCATCTCAAGATAAGTTAACAAG GTTTGTGCGAGAAGCGGTTTCTGATAGCAGTCTACCTGAAGGAGGGGTTGCAAAGGTTGAGTGA
- the LOC125518273 gene encoding UDP-xylose transporter 3-like, whose protein sequence is MGVGGEKFQLGTVGALGLSVVSSVSIVICNKALMSSLGFTFATTLTSWHLLVTFCSLHVALWMKFFEHKAFDSRTVMGFGVLNGISIGLLNLSLGFNSVGFYQMTKLAIIPCTVILETLFFRKKFSRTIQISLSVLLLGVGVATVTDLQLNAVGSILSLLAIITTCIAQIMTNTIQKKFKVSSTQLLYQSCPYQSLTLFLIGPFLDGFLTNQNVFAFNYTSNVVFFIVLSCLISVSVNFSTFLVIGKTSPVTYQVLGHLKTCLVLTFGYVLLHDPFSWRNILGILIAVVGMVLYSYFCSIETQPKNTDVSAQQSKEGDSAPLISDSLSKVENGGDDDEPLKVPMWSSKYSRA, encoded by the exons ATGGGCGTCGGAGGGGAGAAGTTCCAGCTGGGGACGGTGGGGGCGCTGGGCCTCTCCGTGGTGTCCTCCGTGTCCATTGTCATCTGCAACAAGGCCCTCATGAGCTCCCTCGGCTTCACCTTCG CTACCACCTTGACGAGCTGGCATCTCCTGGTCACTTTCTGCTCCCTTCATGTGGCACTATGGATGAAGTTTTTCGAGCACAAGGCTTTTGATTCGAGAACTGTCATGGGATTCGGAGTACTCAATGGCATCTCCATTGGGCTCCTCAATCTGAGTCTTGGTTTCAATTCTGTTGGCTTTTACCAG ATGACAAAGCTGGCCATCATCCCCTGCACTGTTATTTTGGAGACTCTTTTCTTCAGGAAGAAGTTCAG CCGGACTATCCAGATCTCCCTTTCCGTGCTTCTTTTGGGTGTCGGTGTTGCAACCGTGACTGATTTGCAACTCAATGCTGTGGGGTCCATACTGTCCTTGCTGGCCATTATCACGACTTGCATCGCTCAAatc ATGACAAACACTATTCAGAAGAAATTCAAGGTTTCTTCAACCCAGCTGCTATATCAGTCTTGTCCTTACCAGTCATTGACACTGTTTCTTATCGGCCCGTTCCTTGATGGATTCCTGACTAACCAAAACGTCTTTGCTTTCAATTACACATCTAACGTTGTG TTTTTCATCGTCTTGTCGTGTTTGATATCGGTCTCAGTAAACTTCAGCACCTTTCTTGTGATTGGAAAGACATCTCCTGTTACTTACCAAGTCCTGGGCCATCTTAAAACATGCCTAGTTTTGACCTTCGGCTACGTTTTGCTTCATGATCCGTTTAGCTGGAGAAACATACTTGGCATCCTAATTGCGGTTGTTGGGATGGTACTATATTCATACTTCTGCTCAATAGAGACTCAACCAAAAAATACCGATGTCTCCGCACAGCAG TCAAAAGAAGGTGACTCGGCACCTTTGATCTCTGATTCTTTGAGCAAAGTTGAAAATGGAGGTGATGACGATGAGCCTTTGAAGGTACCGATGTGGAGCTCAAAGTACTCAAGGGCGTGA
- the LOC125519779 gene encoding protein NETWORKED 4B-like, whose translation MKGTQGSQLRKSRSWWWDSHISPENSKWLSENLQEMEMQVKETLGLVEEEGESSAEKAEVYWQERPVLVAHIKKFYRMYRTLAERYDNVTGELRKNIPSSLQPHGSFGAPESDSETQSPPSAEQKPKTRSDCFDVSIGSGVSSDVSKKGSDGSSSSSESESELDESKEENGNSMFYALSQRIIELEVELHEARGKLDALGEKNTISEVSEHDEKLREDLEEVNSEKEALEAALLANKNETDGLKEAMASAAKQFEIELAHRDLEVDKCKQELGELSAKYLHDKSALEAEIGMLQGVITNFEGELAKLSQEKLQLGSRIEELEEAACCLDYSASEVVKLQEAMKNTKAELEEVLLEKGETIKNLEAQLETASQEKSILQDSIKELERVVCDSEEKHSLEKSDLSAELSTLSEANASLEGKLASMEAELKQAYADMAEEQMNSEKHISELNQDLANLTSKLELILSEKDTVDNKLATLLTDITARDVKMKQMDGHLSQLQLEHAKISAESAIVHESLSELRARVSELEELVEKQNLAISEGAEGKREAIRQLCFTLEHYRSGYQQLREMLQQGHRRPPMLMAA comes from the exons ATGAAAGGAACTCAAGGGTCACAGTTAAGGAAATCCCGTTCATGGTGGTGGGATAGCCACATTAGTCCAGAAAACTCCAAGTGGCTCTCAGAGAACTTACAAG AGATGGAGATGCAAGTGAAAGAGACGCTGGGACTTGTTGAGGAGGAAGGTGAATCCTCTGCAGAAAAGGCTGAGGTGTATTGGCAAGAACGACCTGTGCTTGTTGCCCACATCAAAAAATTCTATCGCATGTATCGCACCCTTGCTGAGCGGTACGACAATGTAACTGGAGAACTGCGCAAAAATATCCCATCATCACTGCAGCCACATGGCTCTTTTGGTGCCCCTGAATCAGATTCTGAGACACAGTCTCCTCCATCTGCAGAGCAAAAGCCAAAAACTCGATCAGATTGCTTTGATGTGTCCATTGGCTCTGGTGTGAGCTCTGACGTATCCAAGAAGGGGAGTGATGGGTCTTCATCGTCTTCAGAGTCTGAGTCAGAGCTTGATGAAAGCAAAGAGGAAAATGGCAACAGCATGTTTTATGCCTTGAGCCAAAGAATTATTGAGCTTGAAGTTGAGCTTCATGAAGCAAGGGGGAAACTTGATGCTTTGGGGGAAAAGAATACCATCTCAGAAGTGTCTGAACATGACGAAAAACTGCGGGAGGATCTTGAAGAAGTCAACAGTGAGAAGGAAGCATTGGAAGCTGCGCTGTTGGCGAACAAAAATGAGACTGATGGGCTGAAGGAAGCAATGGCCTCAGCAGCTAAGCAGTTTGAAATTGAATTAGCGCATCGTGATCTTGAAGTTGATAAGTGCAAGCAGGAGCTTGGAGAACTTTCAGCGAAGTATCTGCATGATAAATCTGCTCTTGAGGCTGAGATTGGAATGCTCCAAGGAGTTATCACAAATTTTGAAGGTGAGCTAGCAAAACTGTCACAGGAGAAGTTGCAGCTCGGGTCTCGGATTGAAGAGCTAGAAGAGGCAGCATGCTGCTTAGATTATTCAGCTTCCGAGGTGGTGAAGCTGCAAGAGGCAATGAAGAATACAAAAGCAGAACTGGAGGAAGTTTTACTGGAGAAAGGAGAAACCATCAAGAACCTAGAAGCACAGCTAGAAACTGCCTCACAAGAGAAATCAATACTCCAGGACAGTATTAAGGAGCTGGAGAGGGTGGTGTGTGATTCTGAGGAAAAACATTCACTGGAGAAATCTGATCTTAGCGCTGAACTTTCAACACTATCAGAAGCCAATGCCTCTCTCGAAGGCAAGCTGGCATCCATGGAAGCAGAGCTTAAGCAAGCTTATGCTGACATGGCAGAAGAACAAATGAACAGCGAGAAACATATTTCTGAGCTGAATCAAGACCTTGCCAATCTTACAAGCAAGCTTGAACTGATATTATCAGAGAAAGACACAGTTGATAACAAGCTGGCCACTCTACTAACTGACATCACAGCACGTGATGTAAAGATGAAACAGATGGATGGCCACCTTAGTCAGCTTCAACTTGAGCATGCCAAGATATCAGCAGAGTCCGCTATTGTGCATGAGTCCCTGTCGGAGCTGCGTGCTCGGGTTTCTGAGCTCGAGGAACTTGTGGAGAAGCAGAACCTCGCGATCTCTGAGGGCGCCGAGGGGAAGCGTGAGGCGATTAGGCAGCTGTGCTTCACCCTTGAGCATTACCGCAGCGGGTACCAGCAGCTGCGTGAGATGCTGCAGCAGGGCCACAGGAGACCACCGATGCTGATGGCAGCCTGA